Within Armatimonadota bacterium, the genomic segment TGATGTCTGCGGCCCCGCGGTGTCGGGTAGAACTATAAGAGACCCATGAGGGCCAGAGTGCGGGGAGCGCGTGGCCAGGCCGGCTTCTCGCTGATCGAGCTGGTGGTGGTGGTCGGCCTGGTCTCCCTGGTCCTGGGGATGCTGGCGCTGGGCGTCCGCCGGGCCAGCGACGCCTTTCAACTGCGCCGGGCGGCTTCCCTGGTCACCGCCGAGCTGCGGCGGGCGCACGCGGCGGCGGTCAGCGCCGGGGCGGTCTACACCGTGGAGCTGGTGGTCGGGAGCCCCGGCGGCCTGAGGGTTTACCGGCGGATCGTGGAACCCGACGGGTCCGAGCAGTGGTTGCTGGAGCGGACGGTGGGGTCCGGGGAGTGGCCCTCGTCGGTGAC encodes:
- a CDS encoding prepilin-type N-terminal cleavage/methylation domain-containing protein encodes the protein MRARVRGARGQAGFSLIELVVVVGLVSLVLGMLALGVRRASDAFQLRRAASLVTAELRRAHAAAVSAGAVYTVELVVGSPGGLRVYRRIVEPDGSEQWLLERTVGSGEWPSSVTVDGTDSTVAACTTPGDPSNKCVTFQPLGFAVSGGDVRLVSRSGVGVGVQVTAATGRVSVVP